The Helicobacter sp. MIT 99-5507 genome includes a region encoding these proteins:
- a CDS encoding EAL domain-containing protein, which translates to MVYSIGVYFKIFLFIPILIALLINIGCVVFGVLFVTLVGRHNLVLFSEVYTGFVVLINILIVFAVMYLSNRFIRDNTINALNNFYQDMQSFYKSNQDSFTSWSQSIITSPEEVVEISRYFHNNIAQKIYDLNYRINHDPLTGLRTYMTLRDDLMKYQNHVIAVMNISNFKEINSFYGLELADKILDSIASILKNYFKSENYLLYRIAGDDFAILWVNYTDRSIFVKKLDDFLEYLGRKEILVDGYTCINLTATIGIAFSYDSAKYSMVNALMALHHAKEYKNPIVIYNKNLPTLSVLKNNIQYTEIIYHALKNQDVIPFYQRIEAVQDSLIQQEKKHKYEALMRIKDKDNHIVPPSLFLEIAKRSNAYLKLSKLMIEKSFAFLSTRDDLIFSVNLSLEDMSSPEFSMWFMDRIVRYNLEGRVVVEITEQESIKDFDSVSNFIANVKELGVKIALDDFGSGYSNFSILMQLQINYLKIDGSLIKNIDKDQNAKIIVETIARFAKLLNIYTIAEFVSSKEVYNVVKDIGIDYVQGYYTGKPLQNI; encoded by the coding sequence GTGGTGTATAGCATAGGTGTTTATTTTAAGATTTTTTTATTTATTCCAATACTTATAGCATTGCTTATAAATATAGGTTGTGTTGTATTTGGTGTATTATTTGTTACACTTGTAGGTAGGCATAATTTAGTCTTATTTTCTGAAGTTTATACAGGATTTGTTGTTTTAATTAACATATTAATAGTTTTTGCTGTGATGTATTTATCAAATAGATTTATAAGAGATAATACAATAAATGCATTAAATAATTTTTATCAAGATATGCAGAGTTTTTATAAATCAAATCAAGATAGCTTTACTTCCTGGTCTCAAAGTATAATAACCTCTCCTGAAGAAGTAGTAGAAATATCAAGGTATTTTCATAATAATATTGCACAAAAAATATATGATTTGAATTATAGAATAAACCATGATCCACTTACTGGACTTCGCACTTATATGACATTAAGAGATGATTTGATGAAATATCAAAATCATGTAATAGCAGTTATGAATATAAGTAATTTTAAAGAAATCAATAGCTTTTATGGACTTGAACTTGCAGATAAGATTTTGGATTCTATTGCATCGATATTAAAAAATTATTTTAAGAGTGAAAATTATTTATTATATAGGATAGCAGGCGATGATTTTGCAATTCTTTGGGTGAATTATACAGATAGAAGTATTTTTGTAAAAAAGCTTGATGATTTTTTAGAATATTTAGGTAGAAAAGAAATATTAGTTGATGGTTATACTTGTATAAATTTAACTGCAACAATAGGTATAGCATTTTCTTATGATAGTGCAAAATATAGCATGGTAAATGCACTTATGGCACTTCATCATGCAAAAGAATATAAAAATCCAATAGTAATATATAATAAAAATCTACCAACGCTAAGCGTGCTTAAAAACAATATTCAATACACAGAAATCATCTATCACGCACTAAAAAATCAAGATGTTATTCCATTTTATCAAAGAATAGAAGCTGTTCAAGATTCTCTAATACAGCAAGAAAAAAAGCATAAATATGAAGCATTAATGCGTATTAAAGATAAAGATAATCATATAGTGCCACCTTCATTATTTTTAGAGATTGCAAAGAGATCTAATGCATATTTAAAATTATCAAAATTGATGATAGAAAAATCTTTTGCATTTCTTTCTACAAGAGATGATTTGATATTTTCTGTGAATCTATCTTTGGAAGATATGTCATCTCCTGAATTTTCTATGTGGTTTATGGATAGAATTGTTCGTTATAATTTAGAAGGAAGAGTGGTAGTTGAGATTACAGAACAAGAGAGTATAAAGGATTTTGATAGTGTTAGTAATTTTATTGCAAATGTAAAAGAATTAGGTGTCAAAATCGCTCTTGATGATTTTGGAAGTGGATATTCTAATTTTTCAATTTTAATGCAGTTGCAAATAAATTATCTAAAAATTGATGGCTCATTAATAAAAAATATAGATAAAGATCAAAATGCAAAAATCATTGTTGAGACTATTGCAAGATTTGCAAAATTATTAAATATATACACAATAGCCGAATTTGTAAGCTCCAAAGAAGTATATAATGTGGTAAAAGACATCGGCATTGATTATGTGCAAGGCTATTATACAGGAAAGCCATTGCAAAATATATAG
- a CDS encoding glutamate-5-semialdehyde dehydrogenase encodes MKNILENARNAKQIVANLPDILRNEILNAMADNIIKMKHKILEANKLDIQNAANLSNSMIERLKLDSKKIDDIADSIRVIAKLKSPLGKVIDGFENYAGLKIRKISVPIGVIAVIYESRPNVTSDVGALCFKSGNVCILKGGKEALESNKTILEALHDTLIQYNLPTSIIGFIDSRDSIELLLKEDKYIDLVIPRGGEGLISFVSLHSKIPVIKHDKGVCAMYIDKTCNQKKAIEIAINAKTSKPSACNSIETILIHKDSDMLYDLITSLKNNNITIKAQDCIANKFNLAHLNDNDFYEEYGDNTLNLKIVDNIDEAIKHIKTYGSFHSDCIITDDYAMAEKFLDEVDSACVYVNASTRFSDGGEFGFGAEVGISTSKIHARGPMGIDSLTTYKYQIYGDGQIRK; translated from the coding sequence ATGAAAAATATATTAGAAAATGCAAGAAATGCAAAACAAATCGTAGCTAATTTACCTGATATTTTGCGAAATGAAATATTAAATGCAATGGCAGATAATATTATAAAAATGAAACATAAAATCCTAGAAGCAAACAAATTAGATATCCAAAATGCGGCAAATCTATCAAATTCTATGATTGAGCGATTAAAATTAGATTCTAAGAAAATTGATGATATAGCAGATTCTATTAGAGTGATTGCAAAATTAAAAAGTCCTCTTGGAAAAGTTATTGATGGTTTTGAAAATTATGCGGGTTTAAAGATAAGAAAAATTAGCGTGCCTATTGGTGTGATTGCAGTCATCTATGAATCGCGTCCAAATGTAACAAGCGATGTAGGAGCATTGTGCTTTAAAAGTGGAAATGTATGTATTCTAAAAGGCGGTAAAGAAGCACTAGAATCAAATAAAACAATCTTAGAAGCACTTCATGACACACTTATACAATATAATCTACCAACATCAATTATTGGTTTTATAGATTCTAGGGATTCTATAGAATTGCTACTAAAAGAAGATAAATACATAGATTTAGTGATACCACGAGGTGGAGAAGGACTTATTTCTTTTGTATCTCTTCATTCAAAAATACCTGTTATCAAACACGATAAAGGTGTATGTGCTATGTATATTGATAAAACTTGTAATCAAAAAAAAGCAATAGAAATTGCAATTAATGCAAAGACTTCAAAACCTTCTGCTTGTAATAGTATAGAAACGATATTAATCCATAAAGATTCTGATATGTTGTATGATTTGATTACTAGTTTAAAAAATAATAATATCACGATAAAAGCACAAGATTGTATTGCAAATAAATTTAATTTAGCACATTTAAATGATAATGACTTTTATGAAGAATATGGCGATAATACACTAAATTTAAAAATAGTAGATAATATAGATGAAGCAATAAAGCATATAAAAACTTATGGCTCATTTCACTCTGATTGCATTATAACAGATGATTATGCTATGGCAGAAAAGTTTTTAGATGAAGTAGATTCTGCTTGTGTATATGTAAATGCAAGCACAAGGTTTAGCGATGGTGGTGAATTTGGATTTGGTGCTGAAGTGGGAATCTCAACTTCAAAAATACACGCAAGAGGTCCAATGGGAATTGATAGCCTCACTACTTATAAATATCAAATATATGGAGATGGACAGATTCGAAAATAG
- a CDS encoding RNA pseudouridine synthase — protein MPFIEQEFHIKNKIKIIKFLQDTLNYTQKQAQKCVDKGRIKIQDKPFFDKSAFVYGDIKISIFKEQDIGIKPIFSTKDFAIFDKPEKILIHPKGRFYHHSLLDSIRFHLGKEANPINRLDSETSGILLVSRNKNSEIELKQMFEEKCIKKEYLAFVFGKISDCIINLKIKEQDKNKDLGIKSIISNDGKESITKIKLIAYHKDKNISFIKALPITGRTHQIRLHLSHIGHRILGECLYGVSDCYARDYLDSKLNDDDRIKLFGAKRLMLHSQKLDFVYKNVRYILSSKMDFN, from the coding sequence ATGCCTTTTATCGAGCAAGAATTTCATATAAAAAATAAAATAAAGATTATAAAATTTTTGCAAGATACACTAAACTATACACAAAAACAAGCCCAAAAATGCGTAGATAAAGGTAGAATAAAAATACAAGATAAGCCATTTTTTGATAAAAGTGCCTTTGTGTATGGAGATATAAAAATTAGTATTTTCAAAGAGCAAGATATTGGAATAAAACCGATTTTTAGCACAAAAGATTTTGCAATTTTTGATAAACCAGAAAAGATTTTAATCCACCCAAAAGGGAGATTCTATCATCATAGCTTACTAGATAGCATTAGATTCCATCTAGGCAAGGAAGCAAATCCTATAAATAGATTGGATAGTGAGACTAGCGGAATCTTGCTTGTATCAAGAAATAAAAATAGCGAAATTGAATTAAAACAAATGTTTGAAGAAAAATGTATAAAAAAGGAATATCTAGCTTTTGTATTTGGAAAAATAAGTGATTGCATTATCAATCTAAAGATTAAAGAACAAGATAAAAATAAAGATTTAGGCATTAAATCAATTATTTCAAATGATGGCAAAGAATCTATTACAAAAATAAAACTTATTGCGTATCATAAAGACAAAAATATATCTTTTATAAAAGCCCTGCCAATAACAGGACGAACACATCAAATAAGACTGCATTTAAGCCATATTGGACACAGAATCTTAGGAGAATGCCTATATGGAGTAAGCGATTGTTATGCTAGGGATTATTTGGATTCTAAGCTAAATGATGATGACAGGATAAAGCTATTTGGGGCAAAGCGACTTATGTTGCATTCACAAAAACTAGATTTTGTATATAAAAATGTGCGATATATTTTAAGTTCAAAAATGGACTTTAATTAA
- a CDS encoding non-canonical purine NTP pyrophosphatase, protein MKIILFSKNKHKAREIQNILDLEVNIFSDFVESFDVIENATTFKGNAILKVKALQERLPKEILKDYILMSEDSGICIEELDYKPGIYSSRYANINDFNNKENINNAKDASDIDNINKVIKELNNKNITSSNAYFISCVAVIKNKQILTTHGFLSGKVINKILGNRGFGYDPIFIPNGFEKSLGELDSDIKDSISHRFRALNLMKILIR, encoded by the coding sequence GTGAAAATTATCTTATTTAGCAAAAATAAGCATAAAGCAAGAGAAATACAAAATATATTAGATTTGGAAGTTAATATATTTAGCGATTTTGTAGAATCTTTTGATGTGATAGAAAATGCTACCACTTTCAAAGGAAATGCAATACTAAAAGTAAAGGCATTGCAAGAAAGATTGCCAAAAGAGATATTAAAAGATTATATTTTAATGAGTGAAGATAGCGGAATCTGCATAGAAGAATTAGATTATAAACCTGGAATCTATTCTAGTAGATATGCAAATATAAATGACTTTAATAATAAAGAAAATATCAATAATGCAAAAGATGCAAGTGATATTGATAATATAAACAAAGTGATAAAAGAGCTAAATAATAAAAATATAACATCTTCAAATGCATACTTTATATCTTGCGTAGCAGTTATAAAAAATAAGCAGATTCTTACAACTCATGGGTTTCTTAGTGGTAAAGTGATAAATAAGATTCTAGGAAATAGGGGCTTTGGTTATGATCCTATTTTCATACCAAATGGATTTGAAAAGAGCCTAGGAGAGCTAGATAGCGATATAAAAGATTCTATCTCGCATAGATTTAGAGCACTAAATTTAATGAAAATATTAATAAGATAA
- a CDS encoding MFS transporter — protein sequence MFKVIGSLSLIAGLRFFGLFVVMPVLSLYAISLNIDHKDDMALVGFAISAYAISQIVFQIPFGILGDRYSKRNVIAFGLVIFIIGSLICAYATSIEMIIIGRIIQGAGAIGSVVSAKITDLVLEEKRGSAMAFMGIAIFISFILAMIVGPSAGMKYGVDKLFILTAILSFFSIILLYTLVPKAPHLEYLSTKGVSKYKNIIKNKNIMILNLSVLIQKFLMTFAFTIIPVVLVHHLGMNEKNIWIVFALSAIIGLFMIIPSMIISEKYKKPKIVLLFGIILFCLAFVFMGMGDAKQNLMIYSIGVILFFGAFCIQEPILQNLASKYPKMQEKSLSLGIFTTFGYLGSFFGGIIGGKLFNHIDFVYIAIFVFIFMIVWFVILLRLINPSLQENLYISLDKDITNLDSINSLNGVIESYINKSQKLLIIKYNNKIVSKEKLSNEIRKFL from the coding sequence ATGTTTAAAGTTATAGGTTCTCTAAGCTTGATTGCAGGACTTAGATTTTTTGGCTTATTTGTTGTTATGCCGGTTTTATCATTGTATGCAATAAGTTTAAATATCGATCACAAAGATGATATGGCATTGGTTGGATTTGCAATAAGTGCATATGCAATAAGTCAGATTGTATTTCAAATTCCTTTTGGAATCTTAGGTGATAGATATTCAAAACGAAATGTTATTGCTTTTGGACTTGTTATATTTATCATAGGCTCTCTTATTTGTGCGTATGCCACAAGTATAGAAATGATAATTATAGGTAGAATTATTCAAGGAGCTGGTGCTATTGGAAGTGTAGTGAGTGCAAAGATCACAGATTTAGTGCTTGAAGAAAAACGTGGTAGTGCTATGGCATTTATGGGTATTGCTATATTTATTAGTTTTATATTAGCTATGATTGTTGGTCCTAGTGCAGGTATGAAATATGGTGTAGATAAGCTTTTTATCCTTACTGCAATATTGTCTTTTTTTTCTATCATTTTATTATATACACTTGTGCCAAAAGCTCCACATCTTGAATATTTATCTACTAAAGGTGTCTCAAAATATAAAAATATTATAAAAAATAAAAATATCATGATTTTAAATCTTAGTGTATTGATACAAAAATTTTTGATGACTTTTGCATTTACGATTATTCCTGTTGTTTTAGTGCATCATTTAGGAATGAATGAAAAAAATATTTGGATTGTATTTGCTCTATCTGCAATAATTGGGCTATTTATGATTATTCCAAGCATGATAATATCAGAAAAATATAAAAAACCAAAGATTGTTTTGCTTTTTGGAATTATTCTATTTTGTTTAGCATTTGTTTTTATGGGTATGGGCGATGCAAAACAGAATCTAATGATTTATTCAATTGGTGTTATTTTATTTTTTGGTGCATTTTGTATTCAAGAGCCTATTTTGCAGAATCTTGCTTCAAAATATCCAAAAATGCAAGAAAAAAGTCTCTCTCTTGGAATCTTTACTACTTTTGGATATTTAGGTTCGTTTTTTGGTGGAATTATTGGTGGAAAATTATTTAATCATATCGATTTTGTATATATTGCTATTTTTGTATTTATATTTATGATTGTTTGGTTTGTGATATTGCTAAGGCTCATAAATCCAAGTTTGCAAGAAAATCTATATATTTCGTTAGATAAAGATATAACAAATCTAGATTCTATAAATTCTTTAAATGGAGTGATTGAGAGCTATATAAATAAAAGCCAAAAACTTCTTATCATCAAATATAATAATAAAATAGTAAGCAAAGAAAAACTAAGTAATGAAATAAGGAAATTTTTATAA
- a CDS encoding ATP-binding protein — protein sequence MISKKILNTFGRTNAKYGLIKEGDRVLLGLSGGKDSMLLALILSRLKSHAPFKFDFKAVTIDYGRGGEYEYIFEYCKKYNIPYELYRTKIYEALEEKKRPNSSYCSFCSRMRRGALYSKALEGGYNKIALAHHLDDAAESFVMNLSYNGALRSMPPIYKAQNNLIVIRPLIFVRERQIIDFIASNDIYIAPDCNCPINWQSDDKKPYARENAKKLLKDLEESNSEFFISLKKAMSNIHINSFCDERYLDV from the coding sequence ATGATTAGCAAAAAGATTCTAAATACATTTGGTAGAACAAATGCTAAATACGGGCTAATAAAAGAAGGTGATAGAGTATTGTTAGGCTTAAGTGGCGGTAAAGATTCTATGTTGCTTGCTTTGATTTTATCTCGCCTTAAATCTCATGCTCCATTTAAATTTGATTTTAAAGCAGTTACGATTGATTATGGTAGGGGCGGGGAATATGAATATATATTTGAATATTGTAAAAAATATAATATTCCTTATGAATTATATAGGACAAAAATATATGAAGCATTAGAAGAAAAAAAGCGTCCAAATAGCTCATATTGCAGTTTTTGTTCTCGTATGCGAAGAGGAGCGCTGTATTCTAAAGCATTAGAAGGTGGATACAACAAAATAGCTCTTGCTCATCATCTAGATGATGCCGCAGAGAGTTTTGTAATGAATCTAAGTTATAATGGAGCACTTCGATCTATGCCACCTATCTATAAAGCACAAAATAATCTAATTGTAATTCGCCCTTTGATTTTTGTGCGTGAGAGACAGATTATAGATTTTATTGCAAGTAATGATATTTATATTGCTCCTGATTGCAACTGCCCGATAAATTGGCAAAGTGATGATAAAAAGCCTTATGCAAGAGAAAATGCAAAAAAATTACTAAAAGATTTAGAAGAATCTAATAGCGAGTTTTTTATCTCACTAAAAAAAGCAATGAGCAATATTCATATAAATTCATTTTGTGATGAGCGATATTTGGATGTATAG
- the ppsA gene encoding pyruvate, water dikinase has translation MKYIKFFKEINNKDVHLVGGKNASIGEMFQELIQVGIKVPNGFAITSEAYWYLLDSGNIRQKIKDLLENVDTSEIDVLKARSKKIRELIFTTPFPQDLKDEILEAYEILSKEYGMKNADVAIRSSATAEDLPDASFAGQQDTYLNISEPQNLIHYVKSCMASLFTDRAVSYRASRNFDHFKIALSVGVQKMVRSDIGSSGVMFSIDTETGFKDAVFITSSWGLGENVVGGTVNPDEFYVFKPTLKQGKRPIIKREMGKKDIKMVYAPIGSERPTRNIPTTIEELTTFSITDEDILTLARYAIIIEEHYTKEAGEYRPMDMEWAKDGKSGDIFIVQARPETVQSQKKKTNNINKIEKFSFKKPVDKKHTLVKGMAIGDKISHGKIKIIQDIEHMGEIKEGDILVTDNTDPDWEPAMKKAAAVITNRGGRTCHAAIVAREIGVPAIVGATGATEKLANGIKATVSCAEGEQGFVYNGIFEYNTEVEDISDLGKTKTKIYMNVGNPEKAFSFAQLPNNGVGLARMELITINNIKAHPVALVDMQNGKKDVQDYDVIKKIICGYDSPKDFFTSKIAEGIGMIASAFYPNPVIVRTSDFKTNEYKGMIGGAPYEPHEENPMLGYRGANRYYSDIYRTAFEWECQGLAKVRDEMGLTNMKVMVPFLRTPEEGKKILEIMRRNGLESGKDGLEIYVMCELPVNVILADEFLQLFDGFSIGSNDLTQLTLGVDRDSELVSSIFDERNPAMLEMFRRAIAACKKHKKYCGICGQAPSDYPEIAEFLVKEGIDSISLNPDSVIPTWRVVEQLEKKLNR, from the coding sequence ATGAAATATATAAAGTTTTTCAAAGAGATAAATAACAAGGATGTTCATTTAGTTGGGGGGAAAAATGCTAGTATAGGTGAGATGTTTCAAGAGCTTATTCAAGTTGGTATAAAAGTGCCAAATGGATTTGCAATCACAAGTGAAGCATATTGGTATCTATTAGATAGTGGAAATATTAGACAAAAAATCAAAGATTTATTAGAAAATGTTGATACATCAGAAATAGATGTGCTAAAAGCTAGATCAAAAAAGATTCGGGAATTGATATTTACTACTCCTTTTCCACAAGATTTAAAAGATGAAATTTTAGAAGCCTATGAAATCCTAAGCAAAGAATATGGCATGAAAAATGCCGATGTAGCAATAAGAAGCTCTGCAACAGCAGAAGATCTCCCAGATGCTAGTTTTGCAGGACAACAAGATACTTACCTAAATATAAGCGAACCACAAAATTTAATACACTATGTAAAATCATGTATGGCATCTTTATTTACAGATAGAGCTGTTAGCTATCGTGCTAGTAGAAATTTTGATCATTTTAAAATTGCACTTAGTGTTGGTGTGCAAAAAATGGTAAGAAGCGATATTGGTAGCTCCGGAGTTATGTTTTCAATCGATACAGAAACGGGATTTAAAGATGCTGTATTTATCACCTCAAGTTGGGGCTTAGGTGAAAATGTAGTTGGTGGAACCGTAAATCCAGATGAATTTTATGTATTTAAACCAACATTAAAACAAGGAAAACGACCTATTATAAAAAGAGAAATGGGCAAAAAAGATATAAAAATGGTATATGCACCAATAGGTAGTGAAAGACCAACTAGAAATATACCAACAACAATAGAAGAACTAACAACATTCTCCATTACTGATGAAGATATACTAACCCTTGCAAGATATGCAATAATCATTGAAGAACACTATACAAAAGAAGCTGGCGAATATAGACCTATGGATATGGAATGGGCAAAAGATGGTAAAAGCGGGGATATATTTATAGTGCAAGCTAGACCAGAAACCGTGCAAAGTCAAAAGAAAAAAACAAACAATATAAATAAAATAGAAAAATTTAGCTTTAAAAAACCTGTTGATAAAAAACATACTTTGGTAAAAGGGATGGCAATTGGTGATAAAATCAGCCATGGTAAAATAAAAATTATCCAAGATATTGAACACATGGGAGAAATCAAAGAAGGCGATATTTTAGTTACTGATAATACAGACCCAGATTGGGAACCAGCGATGAAAAAAGCTGCTGCAGTAATTACAAATAGAGGTGGCAGAACTTGCCATGCTGCAATTGTCGCTAGAGAAATTGGTGTCCCTGCTATAGTTGGTGCAACTGGTGCGACAGAAAAGCTTGCAAATGGTATCAAAGCAACTGTATCTTGTGCAGAAGGCGAGCAAGGATTTGTATATAATGGAATCTTTGAATACAACACAGAAGTGGAAGATATTTCGGATTTGGGAAAAACAAAAACTAAAATCTATATGAATGTTGGTAATCCAGAAAAAGCATTTAGCTTTGCTCAATTACCAAATAATGGTGTAGGGCTTGCTAGAATGGAACTTATTACAATAAATAATATCAAAGCTCACCCAGTAGCACTAGTAGATATGCAAAATGGCAAAAAAGATGTGCAAGATTATGATGTGATAAAGAAAATTATATGCGGATATGATAGTCCAAAAGATTTCTTTACAAGCAAAATCGCCGAAGGTATTGGTATGATTGCATCAGCATTCTACCCAAATCCTGTAATTGTCCGCACAAGTGATTTTAAAACAAATGAATACAAAGGCATGATTGGTGGAGCTCCTTATGAGCCACATGAAGAAAATCCTATGCTTGGATATAGAGGTGCAAATAGATATTATTCTGATATTTATAGAACAGCATTTGAGTGGGAATGCCAGGGTTTAGCCAAAGTAAGAGATGAGATGGGATTAACAAACATGAAAGTTATGGTGCCATTTTTAAGAACTCCAGAAGAAGGCAAAAAAATCCTAGAAATAATGAGACGAAATGGACTTGAATCTGGCAAAGATGGGCTAGAAATCTATGTGATGTGTGAATTGCCTGTAAATGTAATACTAGCGGATGAATTTTTACAATTATTTGATGGATTCTCTATTGGTTCAAATGACTTAACACAGCTTACTTTAGGTGTGGATAGAGATAGCGAGCTTGTAAGCTCTATTTTTGATGAAAGAAATCCAGCTATGCTAGAAATGTTTAGAAGAGCTATTGCAGCATGTAAAAAACATAAAAAATATTGTGGAATATGCGGTCAAGCGCCAAGTGATTACCCAGAAATTGCAGAATTCTTAGTAAAAGAAGGAATAGATTCTATATCTCTTAATCCAGATTCTGTAATACCTACTTGGAGAGTTGTAGAACAGCTAGAAAAGAAACTAAATAGATAA
- a CDS encoding 1-aminocyclopropane-1-carboxylate deaminase/D-cysteine desulfhydrase, whose amino-acid sequence MNFDTKIESHIFRDMTFLIKRDDLIDEKINGNKAYKFYFLFDTNCNHIVSYGGNQSNAMLSLAYIANRKNIKFTYFTPQLSNYLKNNTNGNLKLALQHGMNIKYAQNPNIESLDFAKENNALFVPQGGAMKESQIGLEILAKHILALKLENFCVFYSSGSGVSSLFLSKFLKQYNIDVWTTNCVGTKEYLIEQFLHLENDKDMHPNIISTNKKISFAKPHRQILEIYKQWLEANIEFDLLYDCIMWQAIADNLHLFKKYKNRLFIHSGGLGGNQTQLKRYEYKKLYNP is encoded by the coding sequence TTGAACTTTGATACAAAAATAGAATCTCATATCTTTAGAGATATGACTTTTTTAATAAAAAGAGATGACTTAATAGATGAAAAAATCAACGGAAACAAAGCATATAAATTTTATTTTTTATTTGATACAAATTGTAATCACATAGTAAGCTATGGTGGAAATCAAAGTAATGCTATGCTCTCTCTTGCATATATCGCAAATAGAAAAAATATAAAATTTACATATTTTACACCACAATTATCAAACTATCTAAAAAATAATACAAATGGGAATTTAAAACTTGCCTTGCAACATGGCATGAATATCAAATATGCACAAAATCCAAATATAGAATCTCTAGATTTTGCAAAAGAAAACAATGCCCTCTTTGTGCCGCAAGGTGGAGCAATGAAAGAATCTCAAATTGGATTAGAAATTTTAGCAAAACATATCCTTGCATTAAAATTGGAAAACTTTTGTGTGTTTTACTCATCTGGTAGTGGAGTTTCAAGCTTGTTTTTATCTAAATTTTTAAAACAATATAATATTGATGTTTGGACTACAAATTGTGTTGGCACAAAAGAATATTTAATAGAGCAATTTTTACATCTTGAAAATGATAAAGATATGCACCCAAATATCATTTCTACAAATAAAAAAATTAGCTTTGCAAAGCCACATAGACAAATTCTAGAAATATATAAACAATGGTTAGAAGCTAATATCGAATTTGATTTATTATATGATTGTATTATGTGGCAAGCAATAGCTGATAATTTGCATTTATTTAAAAAATATAAAAATAGATTATTTATCCACTCTGGTGGATTAGGTGGAAATCAAACACAGCTAAAAAGATATGAATATAAAAAACTATATAATCCTTGA